The Exiguobacterium sp. FSL W8-0210 genome has a window encoding:
- a CDS encoding heavy metal translocating P-type ATPase yields the protein MYIIHNIKYVKGGVLMNHQIHHEHTQHEDHQMSTSHHEHEGMIGDFKKRFFVSLMLTIPILLLSKMIQEWSGISISFPYDDVVLLSLSTIVYFYGGWPFLKGSIDELRQKNPGMMMLIALAISVAYFYSVAIILGFGQGHDFFWELATLIDIMLLGHWIEMKSIMGASNALQELVKLLPSVAHRVKDGKVEEVPVTELEAGDLIRIKPGEQVPVDGKIVEGTTTIDESMLTGESLPVDKQENDTVIAGSINQEGGLTVETTDTGEGTYLSKVIGLVSEAQSSKSRTQNLANRAAKILFYLAVGAGILTFVIWVALGYSVSTAIERMVTVMVISCPHALGLAAPLVVSVSTALSAKRGLLIRNRTQFEEARKLDAIIFDKTGTLTQGNFGVTDVVASTGISDEEVLRLAGAIEQSSQHPLARGIMTEVERRKLDLPSVRGFGSMTGIGLEGTVEGEQVRVVSPRYVRDKQLEIDEATFEGLSEEGKTVVFVLKETQLIGMVALADLVREEAKKTVQELKQKGIQSIMLTGDNRKVASWVASQLEIDQVYAEVLPDDKSRQVKQVQAEGKKVGMVGDGINDAPALAQADVGIAIGSGTDVAVETADIVLVKSNPKDVLSVIELSRKTYNKMIQNLWWAAGYNIITIPLAAGVLAPYGIILSPAIGAVLMSLSTVIVAINAKTLRI from the coding sequence ATGTACATCATACACAATATAAAGTATGTAAAAGGGGGAGTTCTTATGAATCATCAAATCCATCACGAACACACTCAGCACGAAGACCACCAAATGAGTACCTCCCATCATGAACATGAAGGAATGATTGGAGACTTCAAGAAAAGATTTTTCGTATCGTTAATGTTGACTATTCCAATTCTGCTACTTTCCAAAATGATTCAAGAATGGTCTGGTATCAGCATCAGCTTTCCATATGACGACGTTGTTTTGCTTTCATTATCCACAATTGTCTATTTTTACGGTGGATGGCCCTTCCTGAAAGGGAGTATCGATGAGCTACGCCAAAAAAATCCTGGAATGATGATGTTGATCGCTTTAGCAATTAGTGTAGCCTATTTCTATAGTGTCGCTATCATACTCGGCTTCGGGCAGGGGCATGATTTCTTTTGGGAGTTAGCGACCTTGATCGACATCATGCTACTCGGGCATTGGATTGAAATGAAATCAATCATGGGTGCATCGAATGCGTTGCAGGAATTGGTGAAGTTACTTCCGAGTGTGGCGCATCGAGTGAAGGATGGGAAAGTTGAAGAGGTACCGGTTACTGAACTAGAGGCAGGTGATCTCATTCGAATCAAGCCGGGAGAACAGGTGCCGGTAGATGGAAAAATCGTCGAAGGGACAACGACGATTGACGAATCGATGCTTACCGGTGAATCGCTTCCGGTAGATAAGCAAGAGAACGACACCGTGATCGCTGGCTCGATCAATCAAGAAGGTGGTCTGACAGTTGAGACAACGGATACCGGTGAGGGAACCTATCTTTCAAAAGTCATCGGATTAGTAAGTGAAGCGCAATCTTCCAAATCACGGACACAAAACTTAGCTAATCGAGCTGCAAAAATTCTCTTCTATCTTGCGGTCGGAGCAGGGATACTGACTTTCGTGATTTGGGTTGCGCTTGGATACTCGGTTAGTACAGCAATCGAGCGTATGGTAACGGTTATGGTGATTTCTTGTCCGCATGCGCTTGGTTTAGCAGCGCCACTTGTCGTATCGGTCTCTACAGCACTTTCCGCTAAGAGGGGTCTTTTGATCCGAAATCGAACTCAATTCGAAGAAGCTCGAAAATTAGATGCGATTATCTTTGATAAGACGGGTACCTTAACCCAAGGGAATTTTGGAGTGACGGACGTCGTGGCAAGCACAGGTATAAGTGATGAAGAAGTGTTGCGCCTTGCAGGAGCCATTGAACAGTCTTCGCAACACCCACTTGCTCGCGGGATCATGACTGAAGTCGAAAGACGAAAACTCGACTTACCATCGGTCAGAGGATTTGGATCAATGACAGGCATCGGATTGGAGGGAACAGTCGAAGGAGAACAAGTCCGCGTCGTTAGTCCAAGATATGTACGAGACAAACAACTCGAAATCGACGAAGCGACATTCGAAGGGTTGTCTGAAGAAGGGAAAACGGTCGTCTTCGTCTTAAAGGAAACACAATTAATCGGTATGGTCGCCCTTGCCGATCTTGTTCGTGAGGAAGCTAAGAAGACTGTACAGGAGTTAAAGCAGAAAGGGATCCAGTCTATCATGCTGACTGGAGATAATCGAAAGGTTGCTTCGTGGGTTGCTTCCCAACTCGAGATTGATCAAGTGTATGCAGAAGTACTACCGGATGATAAGTCACGTCAAGTAAAACAAGTGCAAGCCGAAGGGAAAAAAGTAGGGATGGTAGGAGACGGAATCAACGATGCGCCAGCCCTCGCACAAGCGGATGTAGGGATTGCGATTGGTAGTGGAACAGATGTGGCTGTTGAAACGGCGGACATTGTCCTTGTCAAAAGTAACCCGAAGGACGTCTTATCTGTCATCGAACTTTCGCGAAAGACATACAATAAGATGATTCAGAATCTATGGTGGGCAGCTGGTTATAACATCATTACGATTCCGCTAGCTGCAGGTGTTTTAGCACCGTACGGTATCATTCTCTCACCAGCAATTGGAGCAGTTTTGATGAGTTTAAGTACAGTCATTGTCGCTATTAATGCGAAAACATTGAGAATTTAA
- a CDS encoding PCYCGC motif-containing (lipo)protein, with protein MKFNILLKSVSLFSLSLIAVGCTQDPTKSSTPNHSKEANHAEHMSGDKIEETSSSVMLPTFLKTQPEDVRNVYQAVAKNRKLLEKIPCYCGCGETVNHKNNYDCFIEENTTDGSVKWTSHGTTCSTCLEIAVKSILKQQDGESVKDIRSAIDSSYKDGYSKPTPTPL; from the coding sequence ATGAAATTTAACATACTCTTAAAAAGCGTAAGCCTTTTTAGCCTATCCTTGATTGCGGTCGGCTGTACTCAAGACCCGACGAAATCTTCTACCCCCAATCATTCAAAGGAAGCCAATCATGCGGAACATATGAGCGGTGACAAGATTGAAGAAACATCATCATCGGTGATGCTTCCTACATTTTTAAAAACTCAACCTGAAGATGTAAGAAATGTTTATCAAGCTGTAGCAAAGAATCGGAAATTACTCGAAAAAATACCTTGTTATTGTGGCTGTGGTGAAACAGTCAATCACAAAAATAATTATGATTGTTTCATAGAAGAAAATACGACGGATGGGTCGGTGAAATGGACAAGTCACGGAACAACGTGCAGCACCTGTCTCGAGATTGCTGTAAAGTCCATTTTGAAGCAACAAGATGGAGAGTCGGTTAAAGATATTCGTTCTGCAATCGATTCTTCATATAAAGATGGCTACTCGAAACCAACACCTACTCCTTTATGA
- a CDS encoding response regulator transcription factor — MDKILIVDDEIRMRQLLRLYLEPIGYECSMANDGIEALEKVKKETFDLILLDVMMPMYDGFEVCKKITDSHPEVPIIMITALNDAESIVKGLDAGATDYVTKPFNGDVLLARVRSVMRRKAKDPVIYHGLTFDESNNLILLDGKSIDFTPKAHALLRLFLQHPGRLFNRLELYEFVWSYTSESDPRTVDSHIKMIREKLRELDYPIDRHLKTIWGRGYRWSEDETK; from the coding sequence ATGGATAAAATATTAATTGTTGATGATGAAATAAGAATGAGGCAATTATTAAGACTCTATCTAGAACCAATAGGATATGAATGTAGTATGGCGAATGATGGGATCGAAGCTTTGGAGAAAGTGAAAAAAGAAACTTTTGATTTGATTTTATTGGATGTCATGATGCCAATGTACGATGGATTCGAAGTATGTAAGAAAATAACGGATTCTCACCCGGAAGTCCCGATCATCATGATAACGGCTTTGAATGATGCTGAATCTATCGTTAAAGGGCTAGATGCTGGAGCTACAGATTATGTCACAAAGCCGTTTAACGGGGACGTACTTTTAGCAAGAGTTCGGTCTGTCATGAGAAGGAAAGCCAAAGATCCCGTTATATACCATGGACTTACGTTCGATGAGAGCAACAATTTAATTTTATTGGATGGCAAGTCGATTGACTTTACACCCAAAGCACATGCATTATTACGACTTTTTCTTCAACATCCTGGAAGGCTCTTCAACAGACTGGAGCTTTATGAATTCGTTTGGTCTTACACGTCAGAATCGGATCCGAGGACAGTGGACTCTCATATTAAGATGATTAGAGAAAAGTTAAGAGAGTTAGATTATCCGATAGATAGGCATCTGAAAACCATTTGGGGGAGAGGGTATCGTTGGAGTGAAGATGAAACGAAATGA
- a CDS encoding four-helix bundle copper-binding protein, which translates to MHTGQQEILGALHNCIVTCNECFDACLSEHHVSSMVECIRLDRDCSEICSLLVQAISRNSSNIDLLARSCVEICERCADECSKHDHEHCKKCAEACNECATVCRKLIA; encoded by the coding sequence ATGCATACTGGACAACAAGAAATCTTAGGTGCTCTACACAACTGTATAGTGACGTGTAATGAATGCTTTGATGCATGTTTGAGTGAACATCATGTTTCTTCGATGGTAGAGTGTATACGTTTAGACAGAGATTGTTCTGAAATTTGTAGTCTTCTAGTACAAGCTATTTCTCGAAATAGCAGCAATATCGATCTTCTTGCTAGAAGCTGTGTTGAAATTTGTGAAAGATGTGCCGATGAATGTTCGAAACATGATCATGAGCATTGTAAAAAGTGTGCTGAGGCTTGTAATGAATGTGCAACGGTCTGTCGTAAATTAATTGCTTAA
- a CDS encoding multicopper oxidase family protein, with amino-acid sequence MGSISKKGETEIWEIYNKKDMMGGMTHPFHIHGVQFRVIERNGQKVDEQETGLKDTIAIKPNERVKIQMTFKEKGVFMYHCHILEHEENGMMGQLKVD; translated from the coding sequence TTGGGGAGCATATCAAAAAAAGGAGAAACGGAAATTTGGGAAATCTATAATAAAAAGGACATGATGGGTGGAATGACTCATCCCTTCCACATTCATGGAGTCCAATTCAGGGTAATAGAGAGAAACGGACAGAAAGTGGATGAGCAAGAAACAGGTCTAAAAGACACTATCGCTATAAAACCGAACGAACGAGTTAAGATTCAGATGACTTTCAAAGAAAAAGGGGTATTTATGTACCATTGCCATATCCTTGAACATGAAGAAAACGGAATGATGGGTCAGTTGAAAGTAGACTAA
- a CDS encoding IS3 family transposase (programmed frameshift), with protein MTKSKFSSDEKLRIIKMCEDRIDSIKSIASLFELSVTTLNRWRTKYRTGGSMALRNRTEWTRYPEELKMKAIRAVLDQKESLISATARFDISDRSLLAKWIERYTSHSTQGKPLKERSTMTKGRTTTFEERVQAVMDCIQNRKDYQSIMKTHRVSYQQIYSWVRKFEKDGIDALMDRRGRQKPVEELTDTDRLALDLKRLEKENERLRMEKRFLKKVRGDREEVTLSQIRLQDKYEAIQSSVEQFGYPIIALCHLAGVSRAAYYKWLRRIGIPQTRETENMKIIEEMNEIHLTVNGIYGYRRMTLNLKRRFGRNVNAKRVRRLMHVAGIHCVIRRKRPLYIRNRPQQTAENILNRDFNAAGPNQKWVTDVTELKYGASQKAYLSAILDLYDGSIRAFVLGHSNNNQLVFDTLEHALQGASGSRPLLHSDRGFQYTSHAFRHMTRVAGITQSMSRVGRCIDNGPMESFWGALKCESYYLHKFAEFDELRLAIQKYIYFYNEERYQQRLNGLAPLEYRAQAV; from the exons ATGACTAAATCTAAGTTTTCGTCAGATGAAAAACTACGAATCATTAAGATGTGTGAAGACCGAATCGACTCGATCAAATCGATTGCCTCGCTCTTCGAGCTTTCAGTCACCACCTTAAATAGATGGAGGACAAAATATCGTACGGGCGGCTCCATGGCACTTCGTAATCGAACAGAGTGGACGCGTTATCCGGAAGAACTGAAGATGAAGGCTATACGTGCAGTACTCGACCAAAAGGAATCGCTTATTAGCGCTACGGCACGGTTTGATATCTCGGATAGAAGCCTACTTGCGAAGTGGATAGAGAGGTATACTAGTCATAGTACTCAAGGGAAACCATTGAAGGAGCGATCCACTATGACTAAAGGTAGAACCACTACATTCGAAGAGCGTGTCCAGGCAGTCATGGACTGTATACAGAACAGAAAAGACTATCAAAGCATCATGAAGACCCATCGGGTCTCGTACCAACAAATTTATAGCTGGGTAAGAAAGTTCGAGAAGGACGGAATCGACGCACTGATGGACCGTCGCGGACGTCAGAAGCCAGTAGAAGAATTGACGGATACAGACCGTTTGGCGTTGGATCTGAAACGACTCGAGAAAGAAAATGAGCGTCTACGCATGGAGA AACGATTTCTTAAAAAAGTTAGAGGAGATCGAGAGGAGGTCACGTTAAGTCAAATTCGTCTTCAAGATAAATATGAAGCCATTCAATCATCGGTAGAGCAATTTGGTTACCCGATCATCGCCCTGTGTCACCTCGCTGGAGTCTCGCGCGCTGCCTACTACAAGTGGTTACGCCGGATTGGTATACCACAGACTCGTGAGACGGAGAACATGAAAATCATCGAAGAGATGAACGAGATCCACCTTACGGTGAACGGAATCTATGGCTACCGACGGATGACATTGAACCTGAAACGTCGTTTCGGAAGAAACGTCAACGCGAAGCGTGTCCGTCGCCTGATGCATGTCGCCGGTATTCATTGCGTCATACGCCGGAAACGTCCTTTGTATATTCGTAATCGCCCTCAACAGACTGCAGAGAACATTCTGAACCGTGATTTCAACGCCGCAGGACCGAACCAAAAATGGGTGACGGATGTCACGGAACTGAAGTATGGCGCCTCTCAGAAGGCGTATTTGAGCGCCATTCTGGACCTATATGATGGATCCATCCGTGCCTTCGTTCTTGGGCATTCCAATAATAATCAGCTTGTGTTCGATACTCTTGAACACGCCCTACAGGGCGCATCCGGAAGTCGTCCCTTGCTTCATAGTGATCGAGGATTTCAATATACTTCTCATGCGTTTCGTCATATGACACGCGTGGCAGGCATTACACAAAGTATGTCTCGGGTTGGAAGATGTATTGATAACGGACCGATGGAGTCCTTTTGGGGAGCGTTGAAGTGCGAAAGTTATTATCTACATAAGTTTGCGGAGTTCGACGAACTCCGACTCGCAATCCAGAAATATATTTACTTCTACAATGAAGAACGATATCAACAACGATTAAACGGCTTGGCTCCATTAGAATACAGAGCGCAAGCCGTTTAA
- a CDS encoding multicopper oxidase family protein, which yields MKKTWLIATIGIFTLLIIAGGSYLLLTQGTMSNNKQHMKSMMNGGNSTTNQNMMEGMGHGASVDLKSTKEKERRLNIPKMLKADRETKNSIQYTIVAKKGETQFFRDGKKTKTLGYNGNYLGPVVELKRGKTVTIRTVNRLSEETTFHWHGLVVPSSVDGGPHQIVKAGETKVVKFKVKQNESTLWFHPHAMGKTAEQVYEGLAGLLYVKDEKTKETMLPRKYGENDIPLILQDRKVKNRTVLGYADVEKTDGALGDTLLVNGTINPYFNVKYSQLRVRLINGSNARNYSVKLSDGSSFKKIADDGGYMSKAKNVKKIDLSPGERVEVVIDFSKRKIGETVSLDTSGVRIVNFKLKDKQGTNRSALASKNGYEKPLKTLTTVNQKLTLFGMGKNVEINGEKFDKTRIDIQAK from the coding sequence GTGAAGAAAACATGGTTAATCGCAACTATCGGTATCTTTACTCTACTGATCATAGCGGGCGGTTCGTATTTACTTCTTACCCAAGGTACTATGTCAAATAACAAACAACACATGAAATCTATGATGAATGGAGGAAACAGCACTACAAATCAAAACATGATGGAAGGAATGGGGCATGGTGCGAGTGTCGATTTAAAATCAACTAAAGAAAAAGAGCGGCGATTAAACATCCCTAAGATGTTAAAAGCCGATCGTGAAACCAAAAATTCCATTCAATACACGATTGTCGCTAAAAAAGGGGAAACACAGTTCTTCCGAGATGGTAAAAAAACTAAAACTCTCGGGTATAACGGAAATTATTTAGGTCCTGTAGTGGAGTTGAAAAGAGGGAAAACGGTGACAATCCGTACGGTGAATCGCTTATCAGAAGAGACTACATTCCATTGGCACGGTCTGGTTGTACCATCATCCGTAGATGGCGGACCACATCAGATTGTGAAAGCTGGTGAGACGAAAGTAGTAAAGTTCAAAGTGAAGCAAAATGAATCGACATTGTGGTTTCATCCACATGCAATGGGTAAGACTGCTGAACAAGTATACGAGGGATTAGCAGGATTGTTATACGTAAAAGATGAAAAAACTAAAGAGACGATGCTACCTCGAAAATATGGTGAAAATGATATTCCATTAATTCTTCAAGATCGAAAAGTTAAGAACAGGACTGTCCTTGGATATGCTGATGTAGAAAAAACAGATGGTGCTTTAGGCGATACGCTCCTCGTAAACGGAACGATTAATCCGTATTTTAACGTTAAATATTCGCAACTTAGAGTCAGGTTGATAAATGGATCCAATGCACGGAACTATTCAGTGAAGTTATCTGACGGCTCATCCTTTAAAAAAATTGCTGATGACGGTGGTTACATGTCGAAAGCAAAAAATGTGAAAAAAATTGATTTGAGTCCAGGTGAACGTGTAGAGGTAGTGATAGACTTTTCAAAAAGAAAAATTGGTGAGACTGTTTCACTTGATACGAGTGGAGTAAGAATCGTTAACTTTAAGTTGAAGGATAAACAAGGGACGAACCGAAGTGCATTAGCATCGAAAAATGGATATGAAAAGCCGCTAAAGACCTTGACTACAGTGAATCAAAAGTTAACTTTGTTCGGAATGGGCAAAAATGTTGAAATTAATGGTGAAAAATTTGATAAGACGAGAATCGATATTCAGGCAAAATGA
- a CDS encoding YdhK family protein: MKLKKKIFMTTMAASLSLGLAACGSNGDDSKSTGSMDKNMDGMDHSTMDMSGSKEVPKGLQEAKDPKFKVGDMAMIKEAHMEDMKGAEAKVIGAYDTTAYSISYDPTNGGKRVTDHKWIIQEEIVDAKSSPYEVGDEVKVDADHMKGMKDAMATIDSAKQTTVYMIDFESTTGEKVKNHKWVTEDELSAE; the protein is encoded by the coding sequence ATGAAATTAAAGAAAAAGATTTTTATGACAACCATGGCTGCTTCACTTTCTTTAGGTCTTGCTGCTTGTGGAAGCAATGGTGATGATTCTAAATCAACGGGAAGCATGGACAAAAATATGGATGGTATGGATCATTCGACGATGGACATGTCTGGATCGAAAGAGGTCCCGAAAGGACTACAAGAGGCTAAGGACCCTAAATTTAAAGTAGGCGACATGGCGATGATCAAAGAAGCACATATGGAAGATATGAAAGGGGCCGAAGCAAAAGTTATAGGCGCTTATGATACTACTGCTTATAGTATTTCTTATGACCCTACAAATGGCGGGAAACGTGTCACAGATCATAAATGGATTATTCAAGAAGAGATTGTAGATGCCAAGTCATCGCCTTATGAAGTAGGCGATGAAGTAAAAGTGGACGCGGATCATATGAAAGGAATGAAAGATGCTATGGCTACCATCGATTCAGCTAAGCAAACAACGGTGTATATGATTGATTTTGAATCGACTACAGGTGAAAAAGTGAAAAATCATAAATGGGTGACTGAAGACGAACTGTCTGCAGAATAA
- a CDS encoding response regulator transcription factor yields MRTIALVDDENRMLELLELYLQDSYTCIKLNSGREILNLIDVDEPDLVILDVMMPLMDGFETCQRIREVSNVPIILLTALDGKEEIVRGLQLGADDYIVKPFDEAELKARIQSIFRRTTVSSGSKIESSGLILNEDAHELYYDNHLVKVTPKEFSLLAKLLKNPERVYSREELLSSLWLANEWTDERTVDSHVRNLREKLRKLEFPIEDHFRTVWGIGYKWVP; encoded by the coding sequence ATGAGAACCATTGCTTTGGTAGATGATGAGAATCGAATGTTAGAACTACTCGAACTTTATCTGCAAGACAGTTATACCTGTATTAAACTGAACAGTGGAAGAGAGATTTTGAACTTGATTGATGTAGATGAGCCTGACTTAGTCATATTAGATGTGATGATGCCTTTAATGGATGGTTTTGAGACCTGTCAAAGGATAAGAGAAGTTTCAAATGTACCAATCATTTTATTGACAGCACTCGACGGAAAAGAAGAAATCGTAAGAGGATTGCAACTGGGAGCAGATGATTACATTGTGAAACCGTTCGACGAGGCGGAATTGAAGGCAAGAATTCAATCGATTTTTAGACGAACGACAGTTTCCTCAGGATCAAAAATCGAATCGTCGGGTCTAATCTTAAATGAAGACGCCCATGAGCTGTATTACGATAATCACTTGGTCAAAGTCACGCCAAAGGAATTTTCGTTACTAGCTAAATTATTAAAAAATCCAGAACGTGTCTATTCAAGAGAGGAACTGCTCTCAAGTTTATGGTTAGCAAATGAATGGACAGATGAACGAACCGTCGATTCTCATGTGCGAAACTTAAGAGAAAAGCTCAGGAAACTCGAATTCCCTATTGAAGACCACTTTCGGACAGTATGGGGAATTGGTTATAAGTGGGTCCCTTGA
- a CDS encoding sensor histidine kinase — MNKLSFKITLFYFFGILMIFILSSAIVYNILEHQQVESELESLQERGNSHRDVLSTNFDKQTVEHVVLMEEKAMTDVIILDKNNQVVDSSNDAERFLNPDWIQKKDGIVEGNWRKGKFLVTASPIEDGGQIIMLEPTKYIQHLMEELKQQVIFSLFLLVLFLLVSVYFLSYVIIKPLLSMKEATVKLSQGEVLKIREAERSDEVGDLARAITKLSIDLRHIQNTRKQFLTSITHELRTPITYIKGYAGLLQKDESRFGDIIYEESERLQELIEDLFELARLEEPHFQIDPQITEMNDFLKQISERIIFKFEEKQVKLILQINKTPIYKEIDQARFDQVLLNLLDNALKYTHANKRVFLKLNENVIEVIDEGGGVDEKSLPYLFDRFYRVDSSRNRKTGGTGLGLAITKEIVEAHKGTIVAINVENGLKVVIDLRGIPG; from the coding sequence ATGAATAAACTTTCATTTAAAATAACGCTATTTTATTTTTTCGGGATTCTCATGATTTTCATTCTCTCATCTGCTATCGTATACAACATTCTTGAACATCAACAAGTAGAAAGTGAACTGGAGAGCCTTCAAGAGAGAGGTAATAGTCATCGAGACGTTCTTTCCACTAACTTTGACAAACAAACTGTGGAACACGTCGTTTTAATGGAGGAAAAGGCGATGACTGATGTGATTATCTTAGACAAAAATAATCAAGTCGTCGACTCATCTAACGATGCCGAACGATTTTTGAATCCGGATTGGATTCAAAAAAAAGATGGAATCGTAGAAGGAAATTGGAGAAAAGGCAAATTTTTAGTGACGGCGAGTCCTATTGAAGATGGCGGTCAAATAATCATGTTAGAGCCGACGAAGTATATCCAGCATTTGATGGAGGAATTGAAACAACAAGTGATTTTTTCTCTATTCTTATTAGTACTTTTTCTATTAGTAAGTGTTTATTTTTTAAGTTATGTCATTATAAAACCACTTCTATCAATGAAAGAGGCGACTGTAAAGTTAAGTCAAGGCGAGGTACTGAAAATCAGAGAAGCTGAGAGAAGCGACGAAGTAGGGGACTTAGCACGAGCCATCACTAAGTTATCTATTGATTTACGCCATATTCAAAATACAAGAAAGCAATTTCTGACTTCGATCACACATGAGTTGCGTACGCCGATTACCTATATTAAGGGATATGCAGGACTTCTCCAAAAAGACGAATCGAGATTTGGAGACATCATCTATGAGGAGTCCGAAAGACTTCAAGAACTGATTGAAGACTTGTTTGAACTTGCTAGATTGGAAGAGCCACATTTTCAAATAGATCCTCAGATCACAGAGATGAATGATTTCTTAAAACAAATCAGTGAAAGGATAATTTTTAAATTTGAGGAGAAACAAGTGAAATTAATCCTTCAAATTAATAAAACACCCATCTATAAAGAGATAGACCAAGCTAGATTTGATCAGGTTCTCTTAAATTTACTCGATAACGCGCTGAAATATACACATGCGAACAAACGCGTATTTTTAAAACTAAATGAAAACGTTATTGAAGTTATAGATGAAGGTGGCGGCGTGGATGAAAAATCACTCCCGTATCTTTTTGATCGTTTTTATCGAGTAGATTCTTCGCGAAATCGCAAAACAGGAGGTACTGGACTCGGTTTAGCCATTACGAAAGAAATTGTTGAAGCACACAAAGGGACCATTGTAGCTATTAATGTAGAAAACGGGCTGAAGGTTGTCATTGACTTGAGGGGGATTCCAGGATGA
- a CDS encoding cytochrome c biogenesis protein CcdA, whose amino-acid sequence MELSFLLAFGAGFLSFISPCCLALYPVFLSYITGVSVRELKENEKWNWNGVPHTLVFLFGFSSVFLVMGFSTSYLADFFIVYKDVLRMSGALILFIFGVILTGLWTPTFLLKERRLNLGKRKRGYIGTFLVGIGSAAGWTPCTGPILAGVIALIATNPGNGFLYMLFYVLGFSIPFFIMSFLVGKSRYLMKYSSKVTKIGGGLMILLGIILYFDGLTKLTTILIDFTGFRGF is encoded by the coding sequence ATGGAATTATCTTTTTTGTTAGCTTTTGGGGCAGGCTTTTTATCTTTCATTTCACCATGTTGTCTAGCTTTATATCCCGTTTTTTTATCTTACATTACAGGAGTTTCAGTGAGAGAGTTAAAAGAAAATGAAAAGTGGAACTGGAATGGGGTTCCTCATACATTAGTTTTCCTATTTGGATTTTCGAGCGTATTTTTAGTGATGGGTTTTTCAACGTCCTACTTGGCTGATTTTTTTATAGTGTATAAAGATGTTTTACGGATGAGCGGTGCGCTTATTTTATTCATCTTTGGTGTTATTCTAACTGGTCTATGGACTCCAACATTTTTACTTAAAGAGCGAAGATTGAACTTAGGAAAAAGAAAGCGTGGTTATATCGGAACGTTTTTGGTCGGAATCGGATCAGCCGCTGGATGGACTCCTTGTACAGGACCAATTCTCGCTGGAGTTATTGCTTTGATTGCCACAAATCCTGGCAATGGATTTTTATATATGCTCTTTTATGTTCTAGGTTTCTCCATTCCATTTTTCATAATGTCGTTTTTGGTCGGGAAATCAAGATACTTAATGAAGTATTCTTCAAAGGTTACAAAAATAGGTGGAGGGCTTATGATTTTATTAGGTATCATATTGTATTTCGATGGTCTAACGAAACTAACTACAATATTGATTGATTTTACAGGGTTTAGAGGGTTCTGA